The Xenopus tropicalis strain Nigerian chromosome 1, UCB_Xtro_10.0, whole genome shotgun sequence DNA segment gagttcttgaacaagcatagtatccaaggctattgtgatactaatatctacagttagtattagtggttgtatatatatagtttatgtatgtgagtgtatagattggtaagtataggttgtgtgtgctgggtttacttggaagggttgaacttgatggactctatgtaactatgtaactcaggGGTGGGAGGCTGGGGAATTTGTATACCAATAGTAAATGCTTATTAGATGTCTATGGGTTTACATGGGTTTGGatggttaaaggggatataaaccaaaaataataaaaaaataaggtttTGTGCATTCTATAAATTTTGCTTGTGCTCTTCTACTGTCTGTTCTGTTTCCTACTACCATTATTGACCAATCAGAGTTCTTTATGCCCACCTTACCTCCTCTCCTGTGGTGATACCACCAAACATCAAAAAATCAGCACAGTCAATAGAGCTCAAAAGAACTGTGTTTAGCACAGGGATATTTTCTGaaatagaattttaaaatttCTTAACTCAACTATTCATTCTAGAAATAATATGTTAGCCTACCTCAAACCTCTACCTTGCTGGTGGGACAAAGATGAATTATTTGTCCAGCCAAGTTGGATCTATGTAGGCGAGGTCCTTTATCATGCAAGTCCCAGTGATGTTGTATTCTGGGAAGGGGATGTTGTTGAGCCCATCAATTGGTTTCTATAAGAAAGAATGAAACAACACAGTTATACAATAATTATTCACTTCAGCCTAGTAAGTACACCTAGTAAGTGAAGTAAGAGATGaacaattgttttgttttattgccattatTGCAAAGATAGATGAAATGATAAATTATGATGTCATTACAATATAAACTGCCTAAAAAACTaaatagtatttttattttacatcaaaAGCTTTTTTCCTACCCTGCAACTGTCCCCAATATTTACCTCTCCTTCTAAAAAATTCTACTCTACAGCACCTCTCCCTATCAGTCATAAATGGTAAATAGGACACAGGGCAAGGAGTCATTTGTGAAATCTGAGACCATGTAATGATTTTCTTAAGGAgaagtggtgggggcaatgacaagggagcgtgtactaggggtaggcaggagaggtacctaccTGGCGCCCAACATcgtaatgtttgtgtttttttagttaattGTCTATGAAATGTCTCACACAACCACATTAAGTCTATTGCACACAGGATCAGAACAAGACTGAAATAATGTGCAGCAATAGGCAGAAACATTACTTATGAAATAGTTACTCTGAGTGTGGGATGATCAGTACTATGTTAGTTCTGGGGGAATGCTCAGTACCATCACATTGCTGGATTCAGTTTTGCACTTACAATTGTTGGTGTAAGAGGGGGTTCCAGTCgttgtttttttacattcttCCAATTGACTGAAGAAAAAAAAGGGTGGTCCTGGACATTGGCACACACTCCAAGGCGATGTTCGGCCTTCTTCttcaaaagctaaaaaaatataatgaataattgttttaaaaaattgcagttaTTTCGCTGTATACCATTCAGTAAAATATTTACAcgagaaaaaaagaacaaaaacattcATAGCTAAAGGCTTTGTTGGCTTTTTTGTCCGGGTTTTTACCTGGAAAGCTAGTTTTTTCAAGGCCTCTTTGTCCAGGTTTAAATCCTGGCAAATATGGCAACCCTAAACATAGCTGTGCAATCATAACAGACTATTTAACATATTAACTGTAGGTAATCAGGATATTTGAAGCCCAAATAAAGCCATAAGGGAGATGGACATTTGGATACTGAGGACATGGGACTCCCTATGATTTAAGCAACAGGATTACTGTAATGGCAGCAGCCATGtgtggactaggattcaaaataagtccttgcatttatttaagtactctgaggcccaagcagccccagTTCAGTTAGAATCTCAATGCCTTTTTACCAACCTGTTTTATGAAGTCGCACAATTCTGGCCTAACATGTTTAGGATAATATGGCTCCCTGCTCATGATGGTCTCTAGTTGTTCTTGAGTGGTTCCAGCTGGTGAAAAGGGCAGCTTGCCGGTGGCCATTTCATAAACGACAACACCGAATGACCACCAGTCTGCCGATGCGTCGTATGCAGTGTCCGCCAAAACCTTAAGAGAAAAGATAATTTATCAAATAGCAAAAACATTCTCAAAGAATTCTTTATATTATTCCTGCCTCATCTGTAACTGCTCAAATAATGGATTTCTAAAATTACCACCCAGTTTAAGCAAACCATATTAATGCTTCAATAAAACAGGTATAACAGGTAGGTTGGGAATGCCTGGGCCTTAAGCGAGCTATGCAAGCACTTTGGGTCAGATTTATTAGAGACTGAGTAGTTATTGTCTACTCACTACAgaaagaacatatatatatatatatatatatatatatatatacatacaagcaGTTTGTGTGTTTAGTGTGTAGATTGAGCTGCAGAGAGGTGGATGAGTAAGCAGTTTGGGTGGCAAGAGGCAGGGGGCTGAGTCAAGTATTATTTGCCTTTGGTACCGATACTATTTGGTCTAGTCTGTGGCCTGTGGATCACTTCTCCCTGttgtttcaaaatatttaaattaaattaacatTACAAATGCCATTTTAGTAAAATGCATACTGTAGCTATGGGAATAATAAGAGCATAAATAAAGAGGAGTAATTATATTCAATAAAGCACAGTGCCATGACATGCCAGTATCCCTGTAAATGAAGTTTCATACCTCAGGGGCCATATATCCTGATGCTCCAGCTATACCATGATAGGCCTTTGAGCCTAACTGGTTAATACATGCTAGGCCAAAATCGGCGATCTTCACGTGGCCCTCTTCATTCAGCAAGATGTTTTCTGTATCAAGGTCTCTGTAAGGCATATATTAGTTATAATTCTGTTACTGTAACTATAATACGTCAGAGAAAATGACTGGGAAAGATAGGAGTCCATTCAGATGAGATGTAAAAGCAGAAGTTAAGGAAAGGGAAAGAGTTTGGGGAAATAGGGGTATGATATTGAGAAGTCGCATAGTAAAAAGAGGTTACAGGAATACACACAATAAAGTGAAATGAGGCTTCATGAACTAAGATAGTATTTATCTACCTTTCTGTGTCATCATGTTATCATGATCCGTTCAGATAGCATTAGCAAATAACACTTTGCCTGATCAAAGAATGCCAATAATTTCTATTTAATTTCAGTCAAACAGTTGTAGGTGTGTGATGAAATTAAGCGACGCATATGCTATCCCAATGGCGATTTACatacttgccggtgggatggcattgcggggagattagtcgccagcagtaacaaagatttatcgcaaggcgacttatctccccatgtaccaATGCCCTAACCCTGAACCTTGTGCCTTATCTGGGGGAGTAATGGCCCCACCAAAATCTACCCTTATCTACCCATGTTACAAATCAAGTGCCAGGTTTTTATTCACAATGGGGTTTGTTGTTCCATCGTTTTTGCAAGATAGTAGCTAAAATAAGCAGGATAAGACATCTGAAGAGGGATGGGAAATAGGCCCAGAaacagagataaaaaaaagagagaggaatGTTCTTACCGATGAACAACCCCATACTTTTGCAGATACTGTAATCCCAGGAATATTTCTGCTGAATAAAACctgtaaaagtaaataaaatagaaatcatAAGACACTTATCCTGTCTCTTTTGGTAAATTAGGGGGAACCTGGAGCTCCCACCACCTCCAAAGGTTGTCTCAAGGAACTTGTTACTCACCGCACttccaggctggtaaaatattcCTGACGCTCGATAAGCTGGTACAGCGTCCCGCCTTTGGCATACTCCATGACATATAATACGAGTGACTTGTTATAAAACAAAAGGTAAAGTATAGAATTAGGTCAAAACAGAGGAACAAAATTTATACAATTTCTTTTAATAATTAACACAGAAATATAACTACAGGTTCGGCAAAACCAGTAGCATAACTTGCATCTATGGGTCCCCTGCAATAGAAATTTGCACCCCCCCTGTATTTGCTCTTGCTCTATTGCTGcccaccccccatcccctctACATGTGCTCTGTACCAACAAAACCGGCAGGAAAGaagaatataaaatgtatagtgTCCATCTACTGAGTAACTGTAAATATATTATGtgaaatacttttattagcaatGTAAACATTCTTGGGAAGAGGAAAATAAGCCCTCAGTAAACTCACTGTCCTGTACCTCAGTTTGGAAGGTTGCATATGCCCGTATAAGAAACGGACATATCCTTCCTAACCGCAGTATCGCAGCCTCCTTCCTGATGTCTTTGTGGCTCATCTCCTCTTCCTTCTCGATCATCTTCAAGGCAACGTGTTGCTTCTTGATGGCATAAGAAGCCAACATCACCTACAAAAgaagcaaaaggaaatcattattacttGGTCCCTTGTAAGGACATGAGTGAATCTGATATTACTGATGTCTTAAATGGGACAATTCTTAGAAATGGTGCCTGATAGTATAAATCTTTTCAAAAGTGTATTGATGGAAACAATAAATGGAAGTAGAAATTGAAATATTCTGTATCCCCCCTTTATCCCATTATCAttgagggcagatttatcaagtgtgaaattagagctccctACAGAAAAATTACTgtttctatttattcttatgtGATCTCTAGAAGTGTATTCATTAATGGGTAAAGGTTAGAGTTtgctattttataaatacaattctaaatatactatagcaatgaatagaacataTCGGGATTTTCTGGGAGTTAGCTCTGACTGCGCTGGCTCCTGATTACTCACCTTGCCAAAAGAGCCTTCACCGAGCTTTTTTATCAGCTGGTAATTGTTGATATCGAGGGCCGGCGGTGTTGTGGCCTCCACTCGATACCTCTTCTTTGCTCTTCCTTCTaggggaataaaaaaatatttaatttaaagttcATTCCATAGATATACCTTATGGGGTATATTTGTAATGCTGTGTAAAGAGTGGAGTAAAACTTTACCagagatgttgctcatagcagccaaacagatgctttgctttaattttctgccctgggcaacatcaccggtagtgcttcactccactttttactcagcatgataaatatacccctatatgtTCTAAGAAATATGCAGTCATTCAGCTCTActgatttattttaattacacAAATTTTTTAGTGGAGTCTTTCAGACCTAGGTGCCCAAGGAGGGCATGTCAAGCTTTCTTGTGTATGGTTTGAGGGATCTGCATGAACAGAGCAGCTGGGATGAAAAAATTGTTGGCCATTGGTGACACTGGTGTTTGGATGCATTAAGGTCCaggcttttggcaataaaatctGCACTGGGACCCACAGGTTTCTTGCTATTTGCCTAAATAGGACACAATGAGTCTGTCTAATTTGTAAAACTAGAATTCTATTGGTCTCTGCCTTTTTGAATGGCTGGGACACTGATGAATGACTGGGACACTGATGGTTTTAACATTTGGGGGTTCTGAATTTGTGCATTAATGATTCTGCAATGTATATACGTTTGCACTAGGGTTGCCCCTCTCCTGCCTGGGACACGTCCAACAGGTGTTAAAATGCACCAGTGCTCACCATAATATCTCAAACAGACATGATCAAAAAATACCCCTTCACAACCCCACACATATATCTGCAAATGCAAATAATCCACTATACAACCCAGATTGTAAAACAATTAACGGAAAAGGACAAAGAACAGCCCAATAAACCAAATCtggaaagataaaaacaaaaagcaaaacacaGCGAATATATATCAAATCATTAGAACCCTAACCAACATAGACAACGAAAAACAACATGCAAATATCAAGATATGACAATAAAAATTCGACATAATTCCTACTTAACCCCAGAAAGGAGATATAAAATGGGCAACCTTCAATCAGATAAATGCCTCAAATGTCACCTCCCAAAAGCCAACCTAATACACAACCTATGGTCATGTCCCAAAATACATGACTTTTGGCATGAAATAGCCTCGTACTGGGCACAGATGAGGGGAAAACCCctccaaataaaacaaaaatgggcactgTTAAGCACAACTAAATCATATACACTCTTAaccagcgctgcagaatatgttggcgctttataaataaatgttaataataactaaACCTGAAAAACTACTGGCAGGGAGACTGTCGGCGGCGGCCCGGAAAACAATACTACATCAATGGCTAACCCCACACATCCCATCAATAACACTAGCAAAACAAAAATTGCACCATATTTTTTACATGGACTGACTAGAGGCAACAACAAGGAAAGAacaaatgacagaaaaaaattTCAACACATGGCTTACATCCATATCTTCCCTACCTCAGACAATTAGAAACCTCAGGGTTTACACATGCAGACAAACCACCTGGTATGACATAGAAATACTCAAAGAAAACCCACTTTTTGACCGAAGCATCCCAGTACCTGCAAAACCTATGAACCCAGTCCAGGATGAAAAAGTATGAGCTAAAAGTTCAAAAGTTTGCTAAAATGTTGACCTTAAATGTTACATCTTTCTTTCTGTCAAACTATTACTTACAAGACATGCATGTAACGACAACACATTGTtataaaaaattgtaatagtacTGTATGATGACAAGAACTGTAACAGAATTGTTTGatgacatgaaaataaaaacaaagtttttaaaaaaaaaatgcaccagtgcagttaccaatagtaATTACCAATTATTTTTGATCATGTCTGTACCCATCCTGTGCCAGAGTGATAGATAATTAGTAATAGGTTTGCTGTCCTTACCAGTTGAGGTCTTCTCTGgacttctgcttcttcttctcttcttatccatgtttatatttatcaaattgtcttCTTAGTCGCTTCTTCTTCAATAAAAATCTGTATTCCTGCAAAAAAAACTCGCTCTGACTCCAAAATCTCCAAATTATTCACAAAATCACCAAGGAAAGGCTCCTGGATCTCCTGCTCCTAACTGGCAAAAAAGTCAGTTAAATACTGGTCAGTGGTACGATCCAGAGAGCTTCGCTGAGAGTTTCATGCGCATCATCAACCAACTGTCACAGTCACAATGGGGAACTATTAGTGATACATCTGGCTAGGATATTAATATATTGCAAACTTTTCCTGGTACTTCTAGAGCAGGATTAAACTGCAGCATACAGTGGGCATTGTCCTGCTGGCATTAAGCAGCAGTGACACAGGTGCTAGAGCCTAGGAAGCCTGCTATGTTAGGGATACTCCTAGGGGagcaaaataggaaaataaataattacatacaGAGATGGAAATAACAGTTGatcttttaaaaggaaaatgatgCCTTCCCAGGCATCGTATAGGGCATCTTAGCTGTgaatagagttaaaaaaaaaaaaaccctcatattaaaagttaagggTGGCACAAAACAAGCCTTTactcaaaaataattttacaaaaaagaaatttATTTAAAAGGCATAAGCCACATGAGTGACAAAGTTgctatttaaaaaaggatttgggcTATGATGAGACCAAAATCAAACTTTTTGGaaatttttttatgcaatatgtgAGCCCAAACCTTAAAAAAACCTTCTCCTATTCAACACATTTTTAGATATTACACAAAATCTTCAGCTGATAACTGAATACCTGCATTACTTTTGACATCTTTCTCATGTAGTCTAGTGCAGTGTAGTGTGTATGAGTTTAGGTtacatcaggggtagggaacctatagctcgggagccagatggggctcttttgatggctgcatctggctcgttgccaaatctttaataaaaaaataacgggggacGTGGCCTGCGCACGGCGTATAGAAGACGCGTTCTAAGCCTAAGGCGTAGAacgcgtcttctatctgccgagcgcaggccacgccctcctccgcatccggcataCTTGGGACCCACCCTGCCTTGCCCCGCTGCATCcaaggccaaacatattgtatggctctcatggaattacattttaaaatatgtggtgtttatggctctctcagccaaaaaggttcccgacccctgccatagacagtgactatttagtgggctggtgggggtctgttcaggcctctgtgtacttataaAAAATGggactttttttccatttttaattcCTCAGAGCCTCAGCTTTCTAATTTTGTCTATATGACATTTTGGGATTTACCTTAGTGTTTCAGGCAAGGACAACAGTGTTTTATTTTAGTGGCAAAATGTCAaaaccaaaaatataatttacaatttatattttatagtttctaGTTTCAATACAAGTGTTTTTCCATATTGCCCTATTAGGCAATAAAGCTGTTTTTTTACCCCACCCCTTGGGCTACTTAAAAAATACTAAAGACAAAGTTCTTAAAATCACCCTATGTGCTACTTCTCTAAATAAGTTTAATGCACAGCTAATTCAGGCTTTGCACAAACAGCACATATCTAATGCAAACCTGAATTCTATATTTTATTGAATTATATGATCAGTACCTACCCAGGCAATGGTTCATGGGGCTATATAGAGTTTCAAGAAAATGGAAAAACGGAAAAGTTAAAGCAAAATATAACTCTCTGGAATTACTACTATTTTGTATGCAAATGATGAGGGCATCTGGTTAATATTTGTGCTTTAACCACTAAAAATATACAAACTGGGCCACATAAAATAGAGCTTTGAATGAGGGCCACTTTAATAAATggccaaaaggggcatttgcccaggagGCTAACAATTCTGGGGCCCGCTGTGTTTTCTCACACTCTGACCCTGCCTGTTGTCCCTTCTGCACAGCCCTCAGTGTCAGTGTCCCCTATGTGTGATAGCTTCTTTAGCAACTTTATCTGGCATATACATAAATGTTTGGACAATGATAAAGTTGATAACATTAATGTTATTTTAACTTTACAAATAATATTGGAGTTGAATATTATATGATCAATGTGGGCTAAGTTTGTAGACTGTCAGCTTTAACTTCCAAACTGTGGGAATGGCTTAGAAATTACAGCACTTTTTATATGTAGACCTCTTTTCAAGAAACCAAAAGTCATTGGACAATTGACTAACAATCGGTATAGCCAAGTGTGGGAAGTGTGATCTACAAGTGCAAATAAAGCAGGCCACCATTAgaccattagggctctggtacacggggagattagtcgcccgcgacaaatctcccttgttgcgggagactaatctccccgatatgattAAGAATGATAAAGAACAATTAAAATGCAAGAACTGCCTGCAGATCCTTACAGAAGTCAGTCATTTTTGACTAGTTGCTCCACACTGGATTAGTGAATATAGGTCCTATCTGAACAAAATATAGATGAAAATACAAAAGATATCTATCAGACAGATCAGGATGAGGACTGCATTGGTTCGTTGATGTGAACCTCTCCCGATGGTCTCCACAGGGGCCAAATAATAGGCTCAGCCAGATTTAATACAGCATGTAGTTAACAAATTTGGCACGGTTGGCAAACATCATTACTGCATGTATTTTTAGATAAAGATGGCAAAATactgcattataaaaaaaaaaaaaaaaaatacagcgtTATTTACAAGAAGATGACAAACACTTTTTATTAAGTTGCAAAGACTTTATTTGTACATATTTGAGGTTAGATTTGCCATGATTAAATGCTGACAATGAAATAAAGTTTTCAAGATCAAAGCCCTTTTGCTTATGGTAAACAGTTTGATAATACAAGGCACTGCAGAACTGTGCTGAGACCAGATAAACAGCTGTATTGAGTTTTGCCTGGGTAATATCGAAGGTGAAAGAATTCACAATCTAACATATAAAACCTGAGATTTAAGTCCTTCACAGTGAGAAAAGGACAAGTGGCACATTTCCTTTGGCAGCAAAGGGCACTTACAGGAAttctgggtaatgtaataaaacaacCAGGGCCACTTCTGCAGTGTGGCAGGTGAGCAGCCAGGGTGGAAAGTTGGCTGCTATAGAAACGCAAGGTAACCCTGGCATACCAGTGGACCTGCTGAAGAGCTGACCAATAAGTTCCAtactataatatttatatatatatatattatatggtacACCAGTCACACAAGTCAGGATACATGTAAACAGGTGTAAATGTCCCCAGTGGAAGatgaaattttcataccatgaAATATTAAAGAATTACTAATGTCTTAAAAAATGATGGctagaaatattatatttttcacAAGTTCTGCAACCCTACAACAGTAATGCCTTTAAAGTTGCCCACAGCTCTCTTCCTTTGATCAGGCCACACACAATAAGATCTGGTTGTTTGGCGAAGtctccaaacgagcggatctttctCTACTGGCACACAAACAAAATTACCTAAAGCTGCCGATACACCTGCAGATTTAAGCTGATTCGGCTTCCTCagaccaaggggcatatttatcaaagagtaaaaTAAGAGTTGACCAAAGTGAAAAGCCATCTCtctctgttcatttctatggaatttttaaagaCTGATTTATCAATAAGTCAAAGTAAGAATTCACCTTTGAAAAATCACATAGAAATGAATAGTgagtggtggaatttcactctGGCAAACTGGGCTAGCTCTGTGtcattctttaaataaatatgcccctatgttggtagcttatctgcctgtgtatgggctttCCCAGATGGCCaatccaatagatatctggccaaaaattttgCATTAACCTATGCACCAGCAATCAGTGCAACCCTTCTAGCTGGATATGTTAGGTATGTTACAGAATCATTGTCTGATATTTGCAAACTCTATTTTGGTCTTCTAGGTTGTCCTATGTGCCTTGAAGTGGCATGTGCAAAGGATCTTCAACAGACTAAAAGTGGCAAAGGAGCCAGCAGATCAGATCACACATGATTTGCTTGGTGCCAAATATGAGGGGATGACAAGTGAGCTGACCAGTATGTTTATAAACACTTGATTGCTCTAAACAAAAAGGGTAGAGACTGaaccgataaaaaaaaaaaatctaagaatTTCATTAATTCTCATTCATGAACAAAAGTTGCATTTAGGCCCTTTTCTGCTTGAGGAATTCACTGAAGGTGTTGGCAGTGCATTTGCTTGAGTATACTATAGCTGTAGAGGTAGAGGTTAACACACATTACTTTCAATTAGTTATTCAACAAATTGACCAGAAAGCCCTGTATGTGCATATTAAATGCCCTTCCATCATTGAAATGCTTAGGGATCCTTCATTTTCTTTAGCACCCAAAATACAAGGATTGATTTGCCAAACATTGTCAACTTGTATTGCTGTGGGCATAAGCTAACATGGGATATTACCTTTTCTACATCATCACAACCCACACTCTGAGGAGTATGTTATATCTGCCTATGGATATGGTGTGGTTTAGAATAATGCTAATATCTTGTATGAGAAGGATCCCATTAATCAACCTCAGCACCAAATAAAAGACAGGAAATCAGACGCATGCAAAATCAGGCAGGATTCTGACTGGAGAAAGCTTACATTTTAAAGAGGAtctatcacaaaaatgaaaatttaatacaaGCTTCATTTGACTGAGCTGTGTCTTTTAAAATAACCAGCTTTGGCAGAaaacctgtcaatcaaaatctgacctaGAGAATGAAGAAAGACAGGTGGCTaagagggggatagtgaagagtaacttgattatttaaaaaacagtacagaatttttaatggattatatttagaaagtttcatgTTTCCATGAGACAaagttatattacattttaatgttaaCGATAGTTCCCCTATAAATGAGGAAGGGATGGTGGATGCAGGGAAAGGAGAGGGGCAGTcaagaaacaaaaatataatataataatatataattttagaAAACAGGTACTACAAATTCCCCCATGACACATTAGTGCACATGATATCTTATAATATTCaaagcaaagataaaaaaaaatagcaaacttTACTTTAGTCATATGTTATAACTGGCACAGAACAGACCTGGTTAAAATCAGCAGAGAAGGAAAGGATACAGGAACAGTACGCAATAGGGCGATATGCAGGGTATCCCACTGGCTATAAAACAAACCAGCTCTGAGAGAACAGTTGAGCAAAAAGCTCTATTTAGCAATATAAAACTATACTGGGAAATACAGTAACTGCAAATGTGCTCAGAACAGCACTCTGTGCAGTTTactgtacaattttatttttgactAAAAAAATCTAGACCTAGATTGGATCTACTTTGCTTGCCAGGAATCAATCAACCCCTTAACCAGGCCTTAATCAATCCAGAAACCAATCAACCCCAGAGATTTACACTACAGGTTAGAAATGCAAGAGTTAAAGCGTGTTGATGTTAAGGGAGGAGGGTGGGTTTCAATgtctagttttaaaaaaaaaaaaaaatagcatattttatatattaagaaATCACATAGAATGACCTTCCTAAGGGGAAAAACGTTTATGTCTTTATGCGACTGAAACTggattttcaataaaaacacttttgtttTGATTTGATGCGTTgtttgatagatagatgatagatagacagatagataaatagataagaGGGATAAAGCAAAGAAAGCAATGGAAACCTTTTCAGCATGCCTGTTGTGGTAGTGTTAGGCAAGCACTGGAAACagtggaataaaaaaaacaaacaatctaTGCCCCACTATTCTGGCACTCACTTATGGCACTGCAGCGAAAAAAAATGCAGCACTAGTTGTAGCTCTAAGCTGCCTTCACATAGAACCCTGTATTGCACAAaatcaaaaatgaataaaaataaacccTCCTTCTGATCTCGGTCAAGGTTGTCATTTTTGGCCAA contains these protein-coding regions:
- the LOC105945763 gene encoding protein kinase C delta type, encoding MAPEVLADTAYDASADWWSFGVVVYEMATGKLPFSPAGTTQEQLETIMSREPYYPKHVRPELCDFIKQLLKKKAEHRLGVCANVQDHPFFSSVNWKNVKKQRLEPPLTPTIKPIDGLNNIPFPEYNITGTCMIKDLAYIDPTWLDK